One stretch of Pseudomonadota bacterium DNA includes these proteins:
- the fusA gene encoding elongation factor G — MARKTPLNRYRNIGIMAHIDAGKTTTTERILFYTGVSHKIGEVHDGNATMDWMEQEQERGITITSAATTCFWRGMDQDWPEYRINIIDTPGHVDFTIEVERSLRVLDGAVAVFCAVGGVEPQSETVWRQASKYQVPRMAFINKMDRAGANFERVVDQIKERLGANAVPVQLPIGAEDGFEGVIDLIKMKAIHWNPDDMGVTYEERDIPAELQDAAEAAREVMVEAAAESTDDLMEKYLEDGELTDEEIREGIRAGTIANSLVPVMCGTAFKNKGVQAMLDAVIHYMPAPQEVPAIKGVLEDGTESSRPSDDEAPFSALAFKIATDPYVGTLTFFRVYSGVVSAGDSVYNPVKSKKERLGRILQMHSNSREEIKEVRAGDIAAAVGLKDVTTGDTLSAQSDIITLERMEFPEPVIAVAVEPKTKADQEKMGVALSKLAQEDPSFRVSSDEESGQTIIAGMGELHLDIIVDRMKREFSVEANVGKPQVAYRESFKRQVEAEGKFVRQSGGRGQYGHVRLRVEPQERGAGYEFVNEIVGGVVPREYISSVDKGIQEQMESGVLAGFPVVDVKVALYDGSYHDVDSNEMAFKIAGSMGMKAAAQEAGMNLLEPVMKVEVVSPEDYMGDVMGDLNRRRGIVQGMEESPAGKIVRANVPLAEMFGYATDLRSMSQGRATYSMEFDHYAEAPSSVADAVINQA, encoded by the coding sequence GTGGCTCGTAAAACCCCTCTCAATCGTTATCGCAACATTGGCATCATGGCTCACATCGATGCTGGCAAGACGACGACGACTGAACGCATCCTGTTCTACACCGGCGTCTCCCACAAGATTGGTGAGGTGCATGACGGTAATGCCACCATGGACTGGATGGAGCAGGAGCAGGAGCGGGGCATCACCATTACCTCCGCGGCGACCACCTGCTTCTGGCGAGGCATGGACCAGGATTGGCCCGAGTACCGAATCAATATCATCGACACCCCCGGCCACGTGGACTTCACCATTGAGGTGGAGCGTTCGCTGCGCGTCCTTGACGGCGCCGTAGCCGTGTTCTGCGCGGTTGGTGGCGTGGAGCCTCAGTCTGAGACCGTGTGGCGTCAGGCTTCCAAGTATCAGGTTCCGCGCATGGCGTTCATCAACAAGATGGACCGCGCCGGCGCGAACTTCGAGCGAGTGGTAGACCAGATCAAAGAGCGTCTGGGCGCTAACGCCGTGCCTGTCCAGCTGCCGATCGGTGCCGAGGACGGCTTCGAAGGTGTCATCGACCTCATCAAGATGAAGGCGATCCACTGGAACCCGGACGACATGGGCGTCACCTACGAAGAGCGCGACATTCCCGCTGAGCTTCAGGATGCGGCGGAAGCAGCGCGTGAGGTGATGGTGGAGGCCGCGGCTGAAAGCACCGATGACCTGATGGAAAAGTATCTGGAAGATGGTGAGCTGACCGACGAGGAGATCCGTGAGGGTATCCGCGCCGGGACGATTGCCAACTCTCTGGTTCCCGTGATGTGCGGTACGGCGTTTAAGAACAAAGGCGTGCAGGCGATGCTGGACGCGGTCATTCACTACATGCCCGCGCCGCAGGAAGTGCCCGCTATTAAAGGTGTGCTGGAAGACGGAACCGAATCTTCCCGGCCCAGCGACGACGAAGCGCCATTTTCTGCGCTGGCGTTCAAGATTGCGACCGACCCCTATGTCGGCACGTTGACCTTCTTCCGGGTTTACTCCGGCGTGGTGAGCGCGGGCGACTCGGTCTACAACCCGGTCAAGAGCAAGAAGGAGCGGCTAGGCCGCATCCTGCAGATGCACTCGAACTCCCGTGAGGAGATCAAAGAAGTGCGCGCCGGCGATATCGCCGCCGCGGTGGGCCTGAAGGACGTCACGACCGGCGATACGCTGTCCGCGCAGTCCGACATCATCACGCTCGAGCGGATGGAATTTCCGGAGCCGGTGATTGCGGTGGCGGTTGAGCCCAAGACCAAGGCTGACCAGGAAAAGATGGGTGTCGCGCTGAGCAAGCTCGCGCAGGAAGATCCGTCCTTTCGCGTCAGCTCCGACGAAGAATCCGGCCAGACCATTATCGCCGGCATGGGTGAGCTTCACCTCGATATCATTGTCGATCGCATGAAGCGCGAGTTCAGCGTCGAGGCGAACGTCGGGAAGCCGCAGGTTGCCTACCGTGAGTCGTTCAAGCGTCAAGTTGAGGCGGAAGGCAAGTTTGTTCGCCAGTCTGGCGGTCGCGGTCAGTACGGTCACGTGCGGCTGCGCGTTGAGCCGCAGGAACGCGGTGCCGGCTACGAGTTCGTGAATGAAATCGTCGGTGGTGTCGTGCCTCGCGAATACATCTCGTCTGTCGACAAAGGCATTCAAGAGCAGATGGAAAGCGGTGTGCTGGCGGGCTTCCCGGTGGTCGACGTGAAGGTTGCGCTGTACGACGGCTCTTATCACGACGTCGACTCCAACGAGATGGCGTTTAAGATCGCTGGCTCGATGGGTATGAAGGCGGCTGCTCAGGAAGCGGGTATGAACCTGCTCGAGCCGGTCATGAAGGTCGAGGTGGTGTCACCGGAAGACTACATGGGTGACGTGATGGGTGACCTTAACCGTCGCCGCGGCATCGTCCAGGGGATGGAAGAGTCACCGGCCGGCAAGATTGTCCGCGCCAACGTGCCGCTGGCCGAAATGTTCGGCTACGCCACGGATCTGCGGTCCATGTCTCAGGGTCGAGCGACCTACAGCATGGAGTTTGATCACTACGCTGAGGCCCCGTCCAGCGTGGCTGACGCGGTGATCAATCAGGCCTGA
- the rpsG gene encoding 30S ribosomal protein S7: protein MSRKKGNYQRELLPDPKHSSEMIARFINMVMRSGKKSVAERIVYGALDQISSRSVEDPIELVEKALENVRPVVEVKSRRVGGATYQVPVEVRPNRRNALAMRWVIDAARKRGEPNMPRKLAGELLDAAEQRGAAIKKREETHRMAEANKAFSHYRW from the coding sequence ATGTCCCGAAAAAAAGGCAACTACCAGCGAGAACTGCTGCCCGATCCGAAGCACAGCAGTGAGATGATCGCCCGCTTCATCAACATGGTGATGCGCAGCGGCAAAAAATCTGTGGCGGAGCGCATTGTGTATGGCGCGCTCGATCAGATTTCGTCTCGTAGCGTTGAGGATCCGATCGAGCTCGTGGAGAAAGCGCTCGAGAATGTGCGCCCCGTGGTAGAGGTAAAGTCCCGCCGTGTCGGTGGTGCCACCTACCAGGTGCCTGTGGAGGTTCGTCCGAATCGCCGTAACGCGCTGGCCATGCGCTGGGTCATCGACGCGGCGCGCAAGCGCGGCGAACCCAATATGCCCCGCAAGCTGGCGGGCGAACTGCTGGACGCCGCTGAGCAGCGCGGCGCCGCAATCAAGAAGCGCGAAGAAACGCACCGAATGGCGGAAGCCAACAAGGCCTTCTCTCACTACCGCTGGTAG
- the rpsL gene encoding 30S ribosomal protein S12, with protein sequence MSTINQLVRKPRKPKMYKSNVPALEACPQRRGVCTRVYTTTPKKPNSALRKVARVRLTNGFEVTSYIGGEGHNLQEHSVVLIRGGRVKDLPGVRYHVVRGSLDTAGVSDRKQARSKYGTKRPKG encoded by the coding sequence ATGTCCACCATCAACCAGCTGGTGCGGAAGCCGCGCAAGCCGAAAATGTACAAAAGCAACGTGCCGGCCCTGGAAGCCTGCCCGCAGCGCCGTGGCGTGTGCACCCGCGTGTACACCACCACGCCGAAGAAGCCGAACTCGGCGCTTCGTAAGGTCGCTCGCGTACGCCTGACCAACGGTTTCGAAGTCACCAGCTATATCGGTGGCGAAGGTCATAACCTGCAGGAGCACTCGGTGGTGCTGATCCGCGGCGGTCGTGTGAAGGATCTGCCCGGCGTGCGCTACCACGTGGTTCGCGGCAGCCTCGACACGGCAGGCGTGTCAGACCGGAAGCAGGCGCGATCCAAGTACGGAACCAAGCGGCCTAAGGGCTGA